In Rhipicephalus microplus isolate Deutch F79 chromosome 7, USDA_Rmic, whole genome shotgun sequence, one genomic interval encodes:
- the LOC142767650 gene encoding uncharacterized protein LOC142767650, with protein MVCDGFRSALCPVSGVFIPSTERPWFGHGQKCITPACLSPWESSKRYNPPVYVRSGLHSCPQCTYVTEERTKMTAHRHKHTGEPFQCHLCPAAFSQNGNLKRHIRTHTGERPFSCIHCSASFSEKRTLTDHLRIHTGERPFSCGHCNKSFSRKCTLNDHVYRRHIFKK; from the exons ATGGTTTGTGATGGCTTTAGAAGTGCTCTCTGTCCTGTTTCAGGTGTGTTCATTCCATCTACAGAGCGTCCTTGGTTTGGCCATGGCCAGAAATGCATCACTCCAGCCT GTCTCTCGCCTTGGGAGTCTTCGAAGCGGTACAATCCACCCGTGTACGTACGAAGCGGACTGCATTCTTGCCCGCAGTGCACTTATGTGACCGAGGAAAGGACGAAAATGACAGCGCACCGTCACAAACACACAGGCGAGCCCTTCCAGTGCCACTTGTGTCCCGCTGCATTCTCTCAGAATGGCAACCTCAAGCGGCACATACGCACCCACACGGGGGAGCGCCCATTTTCCTGCATCCACTGCAGTGCGTCCTTTTCAGAGAAAAGAACCCTCACGGACCACCTGCGCATCCACAcgggagagcgtcccttttcctgtggCCACTGCAATAAGTCTTTTTCGAGGAAATGCACCCTGAACGACCACGTTTACCGCCGCCATATCTTCAAGAAGTAG